TTTTTCAGAAAAATTATCTGTTTCAGTATAATTAACAATTCTTTTTTGTTTTAAAACATTATTAGCAACACTGAAAACTGTCCCATAATCATCAACCAATCCAAGTTCAATCGCTTGACTGCCAGTCCAAAATATACCAGAAAAAATATCTGGAGACTTTTTTAATCTATTTCCTCTACCAGTACATACAGAATCTATAAACTGCTTATGAATATCATGTAATATTTTTTCAATATATTTTTTTTGTTTAAAATCAAGAGGACTAAATGGATCTAAAATACCCTTATTTTTACCGGATATTAACAATCTTCTTTCAATTCCTAATTTATTCATTAATCCTGTAAAACCAAAGTTATCCATTAATACTCCAATTGATCCAACAATACTAGATTTATTTACATAAATTTTATCTGCAGCAGAAGCAATATAATAACTTCCAGATGTACAAATTTCTTCTACTACCGCATATAATGGTTTACTTGGATATATTTTTTTTAAACGCATTATTTCATCATAAATAAGACTAGCTTGTACTGGAGTTCCTCCGGGGCTATTTATACGTAATATAACTCCTACAGAATTATTAGAAGAAAAAGCTTTATCTAATGCTGGTATAATTCTCTCAGCGGAACTATATGTATCTGGTTGAACTATATTTTTAACATCTATTAAAGCTGTATGTTTAATTTTTATTTTATTATTAGAAAAATAAAACATATTGAAAATAATATATATTATTAGTATAAAAGAAAATATTTTAAAAAAAATTCCCCAACGATGTTTTGATTGTTGTTGACGAATATTAAACATTACTACTTTTTCTAAAGTATCTTTTTCCCAATTATTTTTATTTATATTTGATTCTATTCCTATTTTTTTTTCGTTATCCATTTTTAATTTAATAGTTTAGTTATAAAAAATAAAAAATTTTATTTTTTTAATAAATTTTCTAAAAATTTTTTACACTCTAATGGTAATGATGATTTTAATTTTGTTATTTTTCTGTCTTTTGGATGAAAAAAGGTAATTTGAGAAGCGTGTAGAAACATTCTATTAAAAGAATTTTTTGATTTTTTTAAAGCTTTATTTAAAAAAAAATTACCATATTTATTATCTCCAACAACAGAAAAACCAATTTTTGATAAATGAACACGTATTTGATGAGTGCGCCCAGTTTTTAATTCTGCTTCTAATAATGTATATTTTTTTCCATAATTACATTTTAAAGAAAAAATTGTATGAGATGCTTTTCCTCCATTTTCTATAACTGTTACTCGTCTATTTCCATCTTTAGAAATATATTTATGAAGCGAATATTTAATATGTTGACGTTTATTAATCCAATTTCCATTTACTAATACTAAATAGCGCTTATCAATATAACCAGATCGCATTTGTTCATGAAGATTAATTAAAGCGATTCGTTTTTTAGCTAATAATAATATACCAGAAGTATCACGATCTAAACGATGTACTAATTCTAAAAATTTTAATTTTGGCCTTAATATTCTTAGTTGTTCTATAATACCACAACTAATACCAGATCCTCCGTGAACAGCAATACCAGATGGTTTTTCAATAATAAGTAAATAATTATCCTCTAATAATATTTTAAATTTTATATTAACAATTTTACTTACTATTTTTTTTTCAATTTTTATTGGATGTAATATTTCTATAATATCATTTTTTTTTAAACGATAAGTTTGATTAATACGGTTTTTATTAATACATACCTCTCCAGATCGTAAAATTTTATAAATATGTCCTCTAGGTACCTTATAACAAACACGTAATAAAAAATTATCAATTCTTTGACCAATATTTTCCTCAAGAATGATAAATTTTTGTATTGATATTGATGATGTAATATTATTATTTAATCCAAGAATATTCATTTAAATTTTAAAATTTTTAGAATTAGATACAATTAATTAATTTTTAATATATATAAATATATAATAATAAATTAAAATTTAATTTAAATTTTTTATTATTTAAAAAATTAAACAATTTATTTACTATAATTTTTTTTAATTAAATATAAGATTTTTAAAAAATAGAAAAATTATAAATATAGTATAAAATGTAATTTTTAATATAAAATATTTTAGTATAAAATTTTATTTTTTTACAAAATATGCGTTAAAAATGAATTAAATTATTTTAAATAAATTAATTAAATTTTATTTTAAGAATATAAAAATTACTAAAACCTACCAAGTGTATTCTAATAAATTTGATTTGAATATATAAAAAATAATTATATAAAATATTGCGTAAATTATAACTCAACTTTTAGTCATATTTATATTTTTAAAGTGTAAATCAACCTATCTCAAAATATTTAAATAAAATTAAAAATATTATTTAATAAATATGTAAACTAAATATTTACCATAGAATATGGAGATAAAATTATGAACCAATAAATTTTATAGTGCGGCTGGCAGGAATCGAACCCACGACCTCTTGGTTCGTAGCCAAGTACTCTATCCAACTGAGCTACAGCCGCATGATCGTCTTTAATTTTTTTATTTTAGCACATTAAAAATAAATTAAAAATTATTTAATTTACTTAATAAAAATAAAAATTAAATTTTTATTTTTTATAAAATAAACTAAAAATTATTTATTAATATAACTTTTATTATTAATATGACAATTAAATCAGATAATTGGATTCATAATATGGCTAAGTATCATGGGATGATAGAGCCTTTTGTTCCTCATCAAGTAAGAGAGATTAATTCTCGTAAAATTGTTTCTTACGGAATTTCTTCATATGGGTATGATATTCGTTGCGCAAATGAATTTAAAATTTTTACAAATATTAACTCAACAATTATTGATCCAAAAAATTTTGATAATAAATTATTTGTAGATTTTGTTGGTGATGTATGTATTATTCCTCCAAATTCTTTTGTTTTAGCTCGTACTATAGAATACTTTCGTATTCCACGTAAAATATTAACTATGTGTATAGGAAAATCAACATATGCCCGCTGTGGAATTATTGTAAATGTAACACCATTTGAGCCAGAATGGGAAGGTTATGTAACATTAGAGTTTTCTAACACAACACCTTTACCCGCTAAAATTTATTCTGAAGAAGGTTGTGCGCAAGTATTATTTTTTGAAAGTGACGAAACATGTAAAACTTCTTATAAAGATAGAAACGGTAAATATCAAGGTCAAACTGGAATAAATTTACCAAAAATTTAATTTTTAAAAAATTTAAAAAATTTATTTAAATTATATTTTGATAAATATTTTTTTAAATTCAATTCAATTTAATAAATAGGGCATTTTCTACTAAATTTAGTTTATTTATAAATTAATTTATATTTGTATATGAATATTTTTAATAAATAAAATTTTTATATAATTTTTTATATAATATATATTTTTAGTAGAAATGCCATAATTTTTACAAAATTAAATATAATTGATATAAAAATTTTTTTTATTCAATTTATCGTTTCGAAAATTGTCTTGCTCTACGAGCTTTTCTTAATCCAACTTTTTTTCTTTCTACCTCACGAGAATCTCTGATAACAAAACCAGCTTTCGATAAAGATGATTTTAAATTTAAATCATAATTGATTAATGCCCTTGTAATACCATGTCTTACTGCTCCATATTGTCCAGATTCCCCTCCTCCTCGAACATTTATTTTAATATCAAAAGTTTTGGTATGTTTTGTTAATTTTAATGGTTGAGAAATTACCATTAAACCAGTTTTTCTTGAAAAATATTTATCTGCCGGAATTCTATTTATAGTCATTTTACCTGATCCAATTTTTATAAAAACACGAGCTATAGCGCTTTTACGACGACCTGTTCCATATTTATAATAACCACTATTAATTATATTCATTTTTTAAAAATCCAATAATTTAGGTTTTTGAGCGAAATGAGGGTGATTAGAATCACTATATATTTTAAGTTTTTTAAACATGGAATAACCCAATGGACCTTTTGGTAACATACCTTTAACTGCTTTTTGGAGTACACGACCAGGAAAATCTTCTTGCATTTTTAAAAAATTAATTTTACGAATCCCTCCAGGATACCCTGTATGATGATAATATATTTTTTTAATTTCTTTTTTTCCTGTTACACATAATTTGCTTGTATTTATAACTATTATAAAATCACCTGTATCAATATGAGGCGTATATTCTGTTTTATGTTTCCCTCTTAAATAAACTGCTATTTTGCTAGCAACACGTCCTAAGATTTTATTTTTAGCATCTATTAAAAACCACATTCTATTAATTTTATAGTTTTTTGCAGAGAAAGTTTTTTGCATTATTATTATAAATAAGTATAAATTTTTTATTATTAAAAAAAAGTTTTTTAAAAAAATTTTGTATTAATATTAATAAAACTTACCGTTAAAGTATATTAATATTATAAAAGATTTTTCTAAAAATAGAATAAAATATTTAATTTAACCATAAAGAAAATTCTATAGAATTAGAATACATATATAAGTATAATCTTGTATGTTTTTAATAAACACAAATTATAGTCATCTAATAATAAAATAAATAATTACCAATAAAAAAATAGACAGAAAATAGTAAGACAAATAAAAAATTATAATTTCTAATATCCTAGAGGTGAGAAATTTAATTATTTGAAAAATTTTCAATATATCTCTAAAAACGAATTAAAAACTATTTTTTAAAAAAACAAAAAATAAAAAATAATGAAAAATATTTATAAAAATTTAATTTGAATTTTATCGCTAAGTATACATTAAAATATAATTTATTATAAAATACTATTAAATTATCATTCGAAAAAATTTTTTATTATATTTTATCTTTTAAAATAGAAAAAAATAAAAATTATTGATAATTTTATATTCTAGATAATGATTCTATAATCTAAGATAATTATAAACCTAAATTAAATAAAATTTTATAATCATATTAATACAAAAAATTGTGAATAAAAAAATAAAAAATTCTTCTGTTTCATTAGAAAGTAATAATTTTATAAAAAATATTATTAAAAAAGATATTATTAAAAAAACTTTTAATAATAGATATGATAAATATGGCAATAAATTACCACAAGTAATAACACGTTTTGCACCAGAACCAAATGGGTATTTACATATTGGACACGCTAAATCAATTTTTATTAATTTTGAACTTGCTTATAAATATAATGGTTTATGTAATTTACGATTTGATGATACAAATCCATTAAAAGAAAATAAAGAATATGTTAATTCTATCATTAAAACAATTAAATGGTTAAATTTTAATTGGGACAAAGTAAAAAAACGAATTTATTATGCTAGTGATTATTTTGATATATTATATAAAATAGCTGAATATTTAATTATTTCTGGAGATGCTTACGTAGATAGCCAAAATACCGAAGAAATATATATTAATCGCGGAAACTTACATGAGCCTGGTCGTAATTCTCCATTTTATAATCGATTACCCTCTGAGTCATTAAATTTATTTAGAAGAATGAGATCCGGAGAATTTAAAGATGGTGCGCATGTTTTAAGAGTAAAAATAAATATGAAATCAAAAAATATTAATATGCGTGATCCTATTATTTATCGTATTCGACATGTAAATCACTACAGAACTAATAACAATTGGTGTATTTATCCAATGTATGATTATGCGCATCCAATTTCAGATGCAATTGAAAACATAACTCACTCAATTTGTACATTAGAATTTCAAGATCATCGACCTTTTTATGAATGGATATTAAATAAAATTGATAAAACTAATTTTATTAAAAGACCTTTTCCAAAACAGTATGAATTTTCCAGATTAAATTTAACTCACACAATTACTAGTAAACGTAAATTATTAAAATTATTAGAAAAAAAAATTGTTGATGGGTGGGATGACCCCAGAATGCCAACTTTAATCGGTATGCGTCGTAGAGGTTATACACCAGAATCAATTAAATTATTTTGTAAACGTATTGGTGTTTCCAAATCCGATAGCTGGATTAATATAGAAATATTAGAACAAGCATTACGAGATGATTTAAATATTAAAGCACCAAGAATTATGGCAGTATTAAATCCAATTAAATTAATCATTAGTAATTTTTTAGATAATCAAGAAATTGAATGCACTGCCCCATTATTTTCGCGTCAACATACTCAATATAAAGAAAAATTAAGATATTTTCCAATCTCAAAGATTTTATGGATTGAAAGAGATGACTTTATGGAAATTCCAACTAAAAAATATTTTCGTTTATATCCCCCTATCGGTAAAAATTCTGGTAATCGTGTAAGATTACGTTACGGTTATGTTGTTGAATGTACTGGATTTAAAAAAAATAAAAATAATGAGGTTGTTGAAGTATATTGTAAATATTTTCCGGATAGCAAAAGTGGAACTAAATTATCATCAAATTATAAAGTAAAAGGAAATATTCATTGGATTAGTAAATCTCACGCATTATCTATTGAGGCTCGTTTATATGATAGACTTTTTATAGACCCTTACCCAAATATAGTAAATAATAAAGATTTTAAATTATTAATTAATCCAAATTCAAAAAAAGTAATCTCAGCTTACTTAGAACCAAATTTAAAACTTATTTTTCCTAAAAAACATGCACAATTTGAACGTCATGGATATTTTATATTAGATGATATTGATTCAAATAATAATAAAATAATTTTTAATCAATCAGTTGAACTAAAAAATAAATGGAAAAAAATGATGTAGATTTTTTGTAAATCGGTTGCGGGAGTAGGATTTGAACCTACGACCTTCGGGTTATGAGCCCGACGAGCTACCAAACTGCTCCATCCCGCGTCATTTGAAAAAATTTTAACTTATATATATAAAATATGCAAATTTTAATTTTGAAAAATTTTTTATTAAGAAATAAATTAAAGTTAAATTATATGAATTATATGATTTATAATTTAAATGATTTATAGTATAATATTATACTAATAACTTATTACTGAGTTTATCTTATTACTAAATTTATACTTATTAAATTTTATTGATATTTAAAACATTAGATTAGATTTATTTCTTATAACTTTTATAATTTAAATATTTTTGTGTCATTTTCACATATTGATAATATAGAAAATTTATTGCCACAAACACAATGCACTAAATGTGGATATCCAGGGTGCCGACAATACGCAGAAGCAATCGCTAATAAAAAAGCAAATTATAATCAATGCCCCACTGGAGGGCGTAAAGGAATTATTAAATTAGCTAAATACTTAAATAAACCAATAATTCCATTGAATACTATATACGGAAATGAGAAATCACGATGCTGTGCTATTATTAAAGAAAATAAATGCATTGGATGTACATTATGTATACAGTCTTGTCCAGTAGATGCTATTATTGGGGCAGCTAAACATATGCATACTATTTTTTCGAAATTATGTACAGGGTGCGATCTTTGTATTAAAAAATGTCCAGTCAATTGCATATCTATGATTGAAGTTACCCCTTGTCGAACAGGATGGGATGCTTGGTCTCAAAAAAAAGCTGATGATGCACGTAAAAGATATTACCTTCGTAAAAAACGTTTATTTCATGAAAAAAAAGAAAATTATGCAAAATTAAAAAAGGCAACTATACAATTTAAAAAAAATAATAGAGAAACTCAAAAATCTTTAATTGAAATGGCTGTTAAAAGAATAAAAGAATTAAAAAATAAAGAAAATAAAAAAATTAAATAATAATTATGAATCAAAAACGTATTATCATTTTAAATAGACTTAAGAAATAATCCGAATTTAACAAGTAATCCGAATTTAACTACGAAATTTGTATATAAAACTTCATTTTAATATTAATAAAAATTATTTTATCTGAAAATACTGATTTTTGTAAATTAGGAAAAAAGTTTAAAATTATGTAAACCATATCCGTGATAAAAATATGAAAATAAATTTAAAATATAAGCAATCTAAAGTAAAATTTGCGCAAAATATAAATGAGGTTATTATTTGAATACTATTATAGAAATTCATAATAAAAATTTGCCAATATTTTGTCCAAATAAAGATATGATTCTTTGGTCTTCTCATCCTAGAATATTTCTTTTTATAGATAAAAATGGATATGCGAAATGCCCATACTGTAATACTAAATATAAATTAAATTCTAATAAAAAAGGATAATATTATGGCTGTTCAAAAAAGTAAAAAAACTCCTTCAAAAAGAGGTATGCGTCGTTCTCATAGTTTTTTATCTGAACCTCCTATTTCAATAGACATTAAAACTGGTGAAAAACATTTATATCATCACATTAGCCCTAAAGGATTTTATAAGGGGAGAAAAATTTTAAAAAATAAATTATAAATAATGATACTTTTTATATAATAAAATAAAAGCATTTATAAAAAGTACCCAAATTAAAATAAAAATAATTTTTAAAATAAATTAATTATTTATAAAATTAATAATTAATACTATTTTTTCTGGAAGCAGATATACTTGTTTTTTTAATTTGTCTATAAAAACGTTTAGTAATATTGCTTTTATTAATATTATGTGTTTTCCAATTATTATTAAAACGATAACGAGAATAATAAGTTCTAATCCTTTTTTTTGGCTCAAATCCATTAATTACTTCAATTGGAATTTGTTGTTTTGTAAATCTTTCAATTTTTTTAATGTTCATTCTTTCAGCGTGATTTACTAATGATACAGCAAATCCATTACGTCCTGCGCGACCAGTTCGACCAATACGATGAACATAATCTTCTGGAAATTTT
The sequence above is a segment of the Candidatus Profftella armatura genome. Coding sequences within it:
- a CDS encoding glutamine--tRNA ligase/YqeY domain fusion protein; the protein is MNKKIKNSSVSLESNNFIKNIIKKDIIKKTFNNRYDKYGNKLPQVITRFAPEPNGYLHIGHAKSIFINFELAYKYNGLCNLRFDDTNPLKENKEYVNSIIKTIKWLNFNWDKVKKRIYYASDYFDILYKIAEYLIISGDAYVDSQNTEEIYINRGNLHEPGRNSPFYNRLPSESLNLFRRMRSGEFKDGAHVLRVKINMKSKNINMRDPIIYRIRHVNHYRTNNNWCIYPMYDYAHPISDAIENITHSICTLEFQDHRPFYEWILNKIDKTNFIKRPFPKQYEFSRLNLTHTITSKRKLLKLLEKKIVDGWDDPRMPTLIGMRRRGYTPESIKLFCKRIGVSKSDSWINIEILEQALRDDLNIKAPRIMAVLNPIKLIISNFLDNQEIECTAPLFSRQHTQYKEKLRYFPISKILWIERDDFMEIPTKKYFRLYPPIGKNSGNRVRLRYGYVVECTGFKKNKNNEVVEVYCKYFPDSKSGTKLSSNYKVKGNIHWISKSHALSIEARLYDRLFIDPYPNIVNNKDFKLLINPNSKKVISAYLEPNLKLIFPKKHAQFERHGYFILDDIDSNNNKIIFNQSVELKNKWKKMM
- a CDS encoding zinc-finger domain-containing protein, producing MNTIIEIHNKNLPIFCPNKDMILWSSHPRIFLFIDKNGYAKCPYCNTKYKLNSNKKG
- a CDS encoding RluA family pseudouridine synthase, whose product is MNILGLNNNITSSISIQKFIILEENIGQRIDNFLLRVCYKVPRGHIYKILRSGEVCINKNRINQTYRLKKNDIIEILHPIKIEKKIVSKIVNIKFKILLEDNYLLIIEKPSGIAVHGGSGISCGIIEQLRILRPKLKFLELVHRLDRDTSGILLLAKKRIALINLHEQMRSGYIDKRYLVLVNGNWINKRQHIKYSLHKYISKDGNRRVTVIENGGKASHTIFSLKCNYGKKYTLLEAELKTGRTHQIRVHLSKIGFSVVGDNKYGNFFLNKALKKSKNSFNRMFLHASQITFFHPKDRKITKLKSSLPLECKKFLENLLKK
- the rpsI gene encoding 30S ribosomal protein S9; translated protein: MNIINSGYYKYGTGRRKSAIARVFIKIGSGKMTINRIPADKYFSRKTGLMVISQPLKLTKHTKTFDIKINVRGGGESGQYGAVRHGITRALINYDLNLKSSLSKAGFVIRDSREVERKKVGLRKARRARQFSKR
- the rplM gene encoding 50S ribosomal protein L13, producing the protein MQKTFSAKNYKINRMWFLIDAKNKILGRVASKIAVYLRGKHKTEYTPHIDTGDFIIVINTSKLCVTGKKEIKKIYYHHTGYPGGIRKINFLKMQEDFPGRVLQKAVKGMLPKGPLGYSMFKKLKIYSDSNHPHFAQKPKLLDF
- the dcd gene encoding dCTP deaminase, producing the protein MTIKSDNWIHNMAKYHGMIEPFVPHQVREINSRKIVSYGISSYGYDIRCANEFKIFTNINSTIIDPKNFDNKLFVDFVGDVCIIPPNSFVLARTIEYFRIPRKILTMCIGKSTYARCGIIVNVTPFEPEWEGYVTLEFSNTTPLPAKIYSEEGCAQVLFFESDETCKTSYKDRNGKYQGQTGINLPKI
- the rpmF gene encoding 50S ribosomal protein L32, whose amino-acid sequence is MAVQKSKKTPSKRGMRRSHSFLSEPPISIDIKTGEKHLYHHISPKGFYKGRKILKNKL
- a CDS encoding S49 family peptidase, producing the protein MDNEKKIGIESNINKNNWEKDTLEKVVMFNIRQQQSKHRWGIFFKIFSFILIIYIIFNMFYFSNNKIKIKHTALIDVKNIVQPDTYSSAERIIPALDKAFSSNNSVGVILRINSPGGTPVQASLIYDEIMRLKKIYPSKPLYAVVEEICTSGSYYIASAADKIYVNKSSIVGSIGVLMDNFGFTGLMNKLGIERRLLISGKNKGILDPFSPLDFKQKKYIEKILHDIHKQFIDSVCTGRGNRLKKSPDIFSGIFWTGSQAIELGLVDDYGTVFSVANNVLKQKRIVNYTETDNFSEKFFKKLGVSIGTGLGNVILGIKSNKIKLY
- the rsxB gene encoding electron transport complex subunit RsxB — protein: MSFSHIDNIENLLPQTQCTKCGYPGCRQYAEAIANKKANYNQCPTGGRKGIIKLAKYLNKPIIPLNTIYGNEKSRCCAIIKENKCIGCTLCIQSCPVDAIIGAAKHMHTIFSKLCTGCDLCIKKCPVNCISMIEVTPCRTGWDAWSQKKADDARKRYYLRKKRLFHEKKENYAKLKKATIQFKKNNRETQKSLIEMAVKRIKELKNKENKKIK